Below is a window of Nicotiana tabacum cultivar K326 chromosome 19, ASM71507v2, whole genome shotgun sequence DNA.
GCAGCACTCTTTGCCAACCCAAGAAGCCAATCGGTCTGAGGGATCTGTGACTGTGAGACTTTGCTCGACTCTTAATAGGGCTTTCTTCTCACTCTCAACACATCTTAATTTGGCTTCACTAGTGTTTGTGAGAGGTAAAGATGCAGTATTAATGGCTTCAACTGGAACAAGTATAGGAAAGGATTGAACGAAGTAAACAAGTACTGTAAGACAGACTTTCCGTGATTCCATTTTGAGATAATCTTAAAGTGATAGAGATGATAAGTTTAAAGTATATTGCTTTAAGTTGTTTGGTTCCTGTTTATATAGAACAATACCATAATAgaggattttttttttgactCACCGCCCCTTTGCCTTTGATCCTCTTTGTTAGAGCCGTTGCTCTTTTGGATTAATCATTGCAAAGATGTCATTTACCAAGTTATTCATTGCTTATATTGACAAGGCACTAGTCTAATACAAATACAAGTCGACTTTCATAATCATAATCTAGATTCTAGAGACACTCATTGCATGAGATAAAAAGGAAGTACTACTCCTATGATTTAATTTGGTCTTTTTAAAGTTTTATCACGTAAGGTTACAGTAATTAGTAATGGATTTAATAAGCATTgacttcaaaaaaaaattacactattGGTGATATTATGTTAGTTTACATTGAAAATAATCTGAGAGTATAAAAAAGTATTTTGAAAACACAGAGAACTTAAAATCATTAGTAATGTAGTTGGACGTTGGTTATCCATTTATGTTGATGTGGCTACATTCTGATTCAGCTTCGCTGCTGTCCTAGCATAACAGTTAACTTTTACTTTATGCAATTGATCTGACTAGCGGGAGATGGATGGCAAAGACTAGCATTAATATTTGTGTTCCTATGAATAGCTTATTTACTGGAGTCAATTACAAAGATAgtatgtttggccaaacttttaaaatgaacttatcaaaaaaatatttctggTGAGAAACAATTTATGTTTGACtacttaatttaaaaaatatttttggccgAAAAGAAACTTGACCAAACAAGCTAATACTCGGATTGATTATTCAACTCACATAAAGTATCCAAAATTGATATTAATGGTGTGTTGGTATGgacgaaaatatttttcaaagaataTTCTTAAATTTTTCTATATTTGATTGTCTTAAATGATTTGAAAACATATTCCTTAAAATTACATTTTCCTCTAATTAGGGATCAATTTTTTGAAACTCTCCCGTGTCATTCCCAATTATTGGTTTTCACTCTCTCACCCTCTGTCACGGTCCGAAATTTTTCACCGACGGGAccgtaagtggcttgcctaaccttgtgttggagactttccccttaggatatcttgatattatttggtgtgtgggcgccgtgtacgtgagattctctaacgttggcttgcctaacaagtgaaatgttaggcgtcatcacggttccgtcggtgaaaaatttcggatcgtgacaccCTCCGCGCTGCCCTATCCCCTGCCCCTACAATACTCCCTCCCCCCACCCAAAAGTTAGTAAATTTGTCACGTgatatgtttttattatttattaaacacTAGAAAATATGTGTGGGAATtacttatttttttcatttccttAGTACCGAACCCACCCTGAAAGCTAAACAACCTTTATCCTAATTACtacatgaaaacaagaagaaaagtcAGCTTAACAGGAAATACAAATTTGATGGAGTATTAAAAAGTGTATCTAATTTTTCCGCTttttaagtttcttttaaaaggacaaaattcttcACAATATCCACAATTGCCTATTTaggcagaaaaataaaaaaataaaaaggacagCGACttgattttttggaaataaaCCTCACCACTAATCTCATAGGCGAAGAAGGACCACTTGAATGGCTACAATATGGAGACAGAATATCTCTTACACAACCCCATattgcctttttctttttttccccatAAATGATCAAGAAAGATGGAATATTGCTCATCTCTGTTCAACAAAAATAGTGTAATTGGAACTTCAGCTTTATTTCCAACAACTCCTGAGTTTCCATCAACCTCTTCTTTTCCTTTAACTTCTACCCACCACTTTGcttccctttcttcttctttgaaaGCCAAGTGTTATGGTCAGAATTATGGTGATGAAGAACCCCTCAATGCTTCTTTGGCATATGATATTCTTGGTGTTGCTCCTAATTGCTCTGCTCATGAGCTGAAATCCGCTTTCCGGAATAAGGTACTACTAcaaattttgcatttttggaTAAACCATTCAAGAATCCATGTCTATTGTCCTGTTTTTTCCTTTGCtttctgaaaaaaaaaagtttgtctTTTTTACTTTTCTGTACAAGattgggttgctctagtggtaagcaccctccacttccaaccaagaggttgtgagttcgagtcaccccaagagcaaggtgagtagttcttggagggagggagccgagggtctatcggaaatagcctctctaccccagggtaggggtaaggtctgtgtacacactaccctcctcaaaccctactagtgggattatactgggtcgttgttgtatcggaaacaacctctctaccgggtcgttgttgttgttgttgttgttgttgtgcttgCAAGCATACTTAAAAACTGCTAGTGATGATTTTTTTCGTTTGGTTTAATAATTAATGGACACAGGTTAAGAAGTTTCATCCTGATGTAAGGAGAGATGGGGATAGTCCAGATAAAATGATTCGACGAGTCATTCAAGCCTATGAGGTAAATTGTCCtaagatcaaacaaatcatcCATTTTGGTCTCATGCTTTTTACTCAACATTAGTTAGCTTTGAGTTGTAGAACATGCAGAAAATTCCAAAGTATAAGCAAGAATTTATTATGATATCAAGCGAGTAATATGCAGGCAGTAAGATAGAAAAGCTGCAGCTAGATACCAGTTTTTTCAGGTTTAATAAACTGGTTTAATGGAAAGCAATTTAAGGATACTCTGTCCTAAGTTATAAGATTTGGTTCCAAAGTCCAAACTGTTTCATAAAACCTAAGAATATAATATAAGGCCTATTAGATTTATAGAGGAAATGCCAAATCAGGATGCTATCTTTTGGTTGCTTAAATTTTCTTTCTCAAATGATAGCTGACTTCTATCGTTTGAAATGAAAGCAGATGTTGTCTAACTTCACCAAGTCAGAGATCATTGAAAGGTAAATTGGGGCTATACGAAATCCTGAAATTCCATTCAGTTGAATTGTCACAACTCAATCTAATGATAATTGCTACAGCATTCCtctactttttcttcttcttttggagTAGTGGTCCTTCAGGTAATaaatatttgtcatatttactgTTTGAGTTCCACAGGGAATGCTTGGATCCATTTGATCAACCAGAATGTGAAGCATTTGATCTATTTGTTAACGAGACAGTTTGCATTGGAAAaggtaacaacttcaaaaatCTGTCGTAGCCAGCAAGTGATTCTTCCTGTAGACTGTCTTTTGGAAGCACATTCACTTAACTGTCAGAATTTGCATAGTTCCTGATCTCTTTTTTTCATGATATATGCAGGATGTCCGTTTTCATGCGTTGAGAAAGCGCCTCATGCATTCACTTTTTCCTCTTTAATGGGAACTGCACGCGCTATTTCTCAAGGTCATATAGTAGTGGAGTACTAAATACTGAACTCCTTGGCCCTTGCTACTATCATCAGAAAATTAGCCTGCTAACAGGAAAAGATTTCTAGtgaaaaataatgttttttcAGTGAATAAAAGGAAACATAGCAATTAGCAAATAGTGAAAGACAATTATCTATATTTTTTTGTTTGGCCGATTAAAAGAAGGGTTTATCTATCTAGTGAACCAAAAGTTGTATATATTCAGGACATGGTGAAGATTATCAAGTCCAGCTTGCAGCTGGTCAATGCCCCAAGAGTTGCATACATTATGTTACACCTTCTCAAAGAATAATTCTTGAAGAGCTACTTGGCAGGTATTTTTACTGCTCGACTCAATGTTCATCCTGCTTTTGTAAAAAATGGAAGAAGGCAAACTTTCCAACAAGAAGAATCCCAAAACGAAAAGAAGTTTATAGATTTGTTTACATGGGATAGCATCTGTATGTTATAACAGTGTTCTCTTCGTGGCTTCAAGCCGTTGgaattgtattttaattttttttacttttttttgctGCTGTTCCTGTCCTTTTCTTTTTATCATTAATTTTGTGAGGTTTTCTATTTTGTAGCATCATGAGCACACCTTATGATACATCAGCAGAAGCAAACTTACTTTATTCGCTAATTGTAAAAGCCCGATTTGAGAACAATCGCTACCAAAAGCCCAAGAAGCAACCTAaggcctcaaccaaacatgtagACTGGTTCTAAATCATGAAAATCCTCCTAGGAGACCACCTTGTGTGGAAAAACTTGCAAGTTGAACAGAGACTACCACCTCAAATGCTATGCAATACTGAAGTTATCACATGGACCATAGGGGAAATGTTATTTAAGACACAGACTGTCAACGTTATGCTATGTTACCAAAGTCCTTATAAATGGTGCGGCATATGAGATGCTGGGATACGCACCAAGTGTCCGGGAAAAGTAGCTGCAACTGACTGAATATTGTATGATATGAGATTGATGTACAGGTGGAACATTACTGATTGTACTAGGAAAATTCACTTAGTTACATAAAATATTTTTACACTGTCAGGGTATTTTAAACTACTGTAACAGGTAACCTGCTTTATTTTTTAGTTTACTAATCCATCTTTTATGGACGGTTACCTTGTCGTTATCTTTAAGTGACATGATAGTATAAAAATCCGATCAGTGTATAGAAGTTAAACTCTCTCTTGAAAGCTACCAGCTTTGTATAGCAAGAGAAATAGTATATTTTACCTCTATCTGCAACTCGCTCCCACATTCTAAGTTTGAACAATCCTCATAAGATCACACCATCATCAGATTCTCATCTCAGAAGTTCTGAAGTAGCTTTCTCATAGCACAAAACTCTAGTCCACTATGTAAAGTCATCTCAAATGAAACTCTTCCCAAGTAGACTAACATATTCCTCTATTCTAACTAatgtttctttttcattttactAGATGATTAAATTTTTCCTATAAGAAGTTAAATAGTTGAAGATTTTTCCAGATTACTGACCTTTCCACTAATAGCAATCCATCCAAGGATGATACTTTTCTTGATATAGATTATTGTATAAAAATAGATACTTCCTGTGTAAGCATTAGCGTACCAAACTCATACGAAGCTTTTGAGGAGAAAGACAGTATTAGTCGTCATCCTTGGTGCATAAGCTCCTTTTCAGGATTGCCATTCTCTCAATTTGGAGCTGTAGCTTCGACCTttatttccttggtttccatagCTTTTATCTTCTGCGCAAAAGCATGCCATTTTCTTAAGCCTATGAGAATGTATGCAGTATATCATTCATTTTAAGAGGTTCACGAAATGATAGGCTGAACCTAGCCAAACTATACACTGAAAGTAAATTTCATTCGTCAGAAAACCATTATTATGTACATTATTGAGGAAGTACCTCATAAGTTCACAAATCAAATTATACAATCTTTAAAAGTAATAGAAGGGATCGAAAAAGGGAAAAGTACTCTTGTTGTACCGTTTTAACAAGGACATTAAGAAAATATCAAATTTCAAGCACAAACCATGATCACGCTCATTTACATTCCCTGAACTGAGAATTGCATTGATGTGGTTGAAGCTCGTTGTCTCTGTTTGAGTCCactcatcatcatcttcatcccgTCAATCTTCTGTACAGATTTTTTGCTCTTTAACGGTGAAGCTAACCTACTTGCCAATC
It encodes the following:
- the LOC107784060 gene encoding chaperone protein dnaJ C76, chloroplastic — protein: MEYCSSLFNKNSVIGTSALFPTTPEFPSTSSFPLTSTHHFASLSSSLKAKCYGQNYGDEEPLNASLAYDILGVAPNCSAHELKSAFRNKVKKFHPDVRRDGDSPDKMIRRVIQAYEMLSNFTKSEIIERECLDPFDQPECEAFDLFVNETVCIGKGCPFSCVEKAPHAFTFSSLMGTARAISQGHGEDYQVQLAAGQCPKSCIHYVTPSQRIILEELLGSIMSTPYDTSAEANLLYSLIVKARFENNRYQKPKKQPKASTKHVDWF